A region from the Neurospora crassa OR74A linkage group V, whole genome shotgun sequence genome encodes:
- a CDS encoding inositol polyphosphate phosphatase: MDPPASKDGPDGSSLKPVSSLLAKFENMNKAGDTQQSSSSSARTTSPAPKPDRLRDPSPLGAREPPAIPTRPIKDRANIPTLQPQYTGVSVASTGYASSPIRSVPPPISSLAPRPAQPPFLNVQPPQSPSRNVDGVAVGERPPFLQTDSLAKVASPPTASKQFKIPSRPITPATSDPQRSPRLAATQPPSPPPPRRSVELQRPRDVEKPRPVPPPINRAEKPVIPSRSSVQIERSQALDIKTRTPERISPFSSPPSSNGTPDEDSSPPMLPARPRAQQQREPNPEGLQRSRTFHVGFDPPPLHPSAARQRRGREEEMGSTRGPVTRHHTGGNRPPALPARPHSIIETSRTLNGMMMAPPPRPPKPGVNANLDPNPPGSISQKRIVSTPNQYHPSVPSRTHVRSMTVDRTSNRVPNEFRAPPTPISAATHDRIPERIPEVVPVTSSRTANTGPTITMAYPDATNTNRSKPYISKGVHEIYTKYDTRMLDVCGELVCTTGGFTRVWSLLDGELVMSLSMGEGQKGTAVMFKPGAHVDDEGTKVWIGNNSGELLEADIGTQRITDSLPNAHGRYEIIRIYRHFNEVWTLDDSGALNVWGPDESHTPTLSNGPSQSFRVPRGHTFSMVVEDELWYATGKDIRVFKPTVDGKTQFQVLLRALCQQDAGEVISGAVLASDPDMVYFGHSDGKVSVYSRKDYTCQCIMNVSQFKINSLAAAGSYLWAGYNNGKVAVYDVTQTPWAVKKEWVAHENPVIKLIADRSSSYKLDRYQVVSLGADNMVRTWDALLQEDWLEGEMKRKDVEYCEFQNLKVLIMTWNAGASTPHSLRYSDSDANFFRDLLQTADSPDIIIFGFQELVDLEDKKATAKRFLKPKKKEGSDQERMSHQYRDWRDFLIRSLDDYMQGDLYHLLHTSPLVGLFTCIFVKADLRGRISNLSSNEVKRGLGGLHGNKGAIVVRFLVDDTSLCFINCHLAAGQSGANQRHNDVAAILDASAFPSERDPAVRIDSYVGGGDGTMILDHELCVLNGDLNYRIDTMSRDTVVTAVKQGNLTKLLERDQLLVAKRRNPGFRLRAFDELPITFAPTYKYDVGTDNYDTSEKKRSPAWCDRLLYRGRGRIEQLDYRRHEVRVSDHRPVSGRFRFLVKRIDPRRRAQAWMECQQLWEDLRAKEAYAEKYYYLTQVIGYDHDTSERLITEQASRKQLNRSPSRR; the protein is encoded by the exons CAAAGATGGGCCTGATGGCTCATCCCTT AAACCAGTCTCGTCGCTCCTGGCGAAATTCGAGAACATGAACAAAGCTGGCGACACCCAGCAATCATCCAGTTCCAGTGCCAGAACGACATCTCCTGCGCCCAAGCCCGACCGGCTACGGGACCCGAGTCCTTTAGGGGCACGCGAACCCCCCGCCATCCCAACGAGACCGATCAAGGATAGGGCGAATATCCCGACTTTACAGCCGCAGTACACTGGTGTCAGTGTCGCTAGCACTGGTTATGCTAGCTCGCCAATCCGTTCCGTGCCTCCGCCGATATCCTCGTTAGCTCCTCGACCGGCCCAACCTCCGTTCCTCAATGTTCAGCCGCCCCAGTCACCAAGCCGCAATGTAGATGGTGTGGCGGTCGGGGAGCGCCCTCCTTTCCTCCAGACCGATTCGCTCGCTAAAGTTGCGTCGCCTCCCACCGCTAGCAAGCAATTCAAGATACCGAGTCGCCCTATTACACCGGCCACCTCCGATCCACAAAGATCGCCTCGACTGGCCGCTACACAgcctccgtctcctccccCGCCTCGACGATCGGTTGAACTACAAAGGCCCCGGGACGTTGAAAAGCCCAGGCCGGTCCCGCCACCCATTAACAGGGCGGAAAAGCCCGTGATTCCTTCTCGCTCCTCGGTCCAGATCGAGAGAAGCCAAGCATTGGATATCAAGACTCGAACCCCAGAAAGAATCTCGCCTTTCAGCAGTCCGCCTAGTAGCAATGGCACACCTGACGAAGATAGCTCCCCGCCGATGCTACCTGCGCGACCGAGAGCGCAACAACAGAGGGAACCGAATCCGGAGGGACTTCAGAGGTCGCGGACCTTTCACGTGGGTTTTGACCCACCACCCCTTCATCCTTCAGCAGCACGGCAAAGGCGGGGCAGGGAAGAGGAAATGGGCAGTACTAGGGGCCCGGTAACGCGACATCATACAGGCGGGAACCGACCGCCAGCTCTCCCAGCTCGCCCGCACAGCATCATAGAGACAAGCCGTACACTCaatgggatgatgatggcgccgCCACCGCGCCCTCCAAAGCCGGGTGTTAATGCGAACTTGGATCCAAACCCTCCCGGCAGTATATCGCAGAAACGGATAGTGTCGACACCAAATCAGTATCACCCTTCAGTTCCGTCCAGAACTCACGTTAGGTCCATGACTGTGGATAGGACATCGAACCGCGTTCCTAACGAATTCCGCGCGCCACCAACCCCGATCAGCGCTGCTACTCACGATCGCATTCCCGAACGCATCCCCGAAGTGGTCCCGGTCACTTCATCCAGAACAGCCAACACCGGGCCAACCATTACAATGGCATATCCTGACGCAACAAACACGAACCGGAGCAAACCTTACATCAGCAAGGGCGTTCATGAGATTTACACAAAGTACGACACTCGAATGCTCGATGTGTGCGGCGAGCTCGTATGCACGACTGGTGGCTTTACACGCGTGTGGAGTTTACTTGATGGCGAACTGGTTATGAGCCTGTCCATGGGTGAAGGGCAAAAGGGAACCGCGGTCATGTTCAAACCAGGGGCGCACGTCGACGATGAAGGCACAAAGGTGTGGATCGGCAACAACTCTGGAGAGTTGCTGGAGGCCGATATTGGCACGCAGAGAATCACGGACAGTCTACCGAATGCGCATGGCCGATATGAGATAATTAGGATATACAGGCATTTTAACGAAGTATGGACATTGGACGACAGCGGAGCCCTCAATGTCTGGGGCCCAGACGAGAGCCACACCCCGACCCTCTCCAACGGGCCCAGCCAGTCGTTCCGAGTACCTAGGGGTCACACTTTCTCGATGGTAGTGGAAGACGAGCTATGGTACGCGACAGGCAAGGATATTCGGGTCTTCAAACCCACTGTGGACGGGAAGACACAGTTTCAGGTTCTTTTGAGGGCCCTATGTCAGCAAGATGCTGGCGAAGTGATATCCGGAGCAGTGCTTGCATCTGATCCGGACATGGTTTACTTCGGCCATAGTGACGGAAAAGTCAGCGTCTACTCCAGGAAAGACTACACATGTCAGTGTATAATGAATGTCAGCCAGTTCAAGATCAACTCACTTGCCGCAGCCGGTTCGTATCTCTGGGCTGGATACAACAATGGCAAGGTAGCTGTTTACGACGTGACACAAACCCCATGGGCTGTCAAGAAGGAATGGGTAGCCCACGAAAATCCCGTCATCAAGTTGATCGCTGATCGCTCGAGCTCTTACAAGCTTGACCGGTATCAGGTTGTCTCTCTTGGAGCAGATAACATGGTACGAACTTGGGACGCGCTGTTGCAAGAGGACTGGCTTGAGGGCGAAATGAAGAGGAAAGACGTGGAATACTGCGAGTTCCAGAATCTCAAGGTGTTGATTATGACATGGAACGCGGGAGCTTCAACTCCTCACAGTCTTCGATATTCTGATTCGGATGCCAATTTCTTCAGGGATCTTCTACAGACCGCCGACTCCCCCGACATCATCATTTTTGGATTCCAGGAACTGGTGGATCTCGAGGACAAGAAAGCCACAGCAAAGCGATTCCtgaagccgaagaagaaggaagggtcCGATCAAGAGCGGATGAGCCACCAATATCGCGACTGGCGTGATTTCCTGATTCGCAGTCTGGATGATTATATGCAGGGCGATTTGTATCATCTGCTTCACACCTCTCCCCTGGTTGGCCTCTTTACTTGTATCTTTGTCAAGGCAGACTTACGTGGACGCATCAGCAATCTCAGCAGCAACGAGGTCAAGCGCGGCCTCGGTGGTCTACACGGCAACAAGGGCGCCATTGTGGTGCGCTTCCTGGTTGACGACACTTCGCTCTGTTTCATCAACTGCCATCTGGCTGCGGGTCAATCAGGCGCCAACCAGCGGCATAACGACGTAGCCGCGATCCTGGATGCGTCTGCCTTCCCATCCGAGCGCGACCCCGCCGTGCGTATCGATAGCTacgtcggcggtggtgacggCACCATGATCCTCGACCACGAACTATGCGTGCTCAACGGCGATCTCAATTACCGAATCGACACCATGAGCCGTGACACGGTAGTAACGGCAGTCAAGCAGGGCAACTTGACAAAACTGCTCGAGCGTGACCAGCTGCTTGTTGCCAAGAGGAGAAACCCCGGGTTCCGGCTGAGAGCTTTTGATGAGCTTCCGATCACGTTCGCGCCAACGTACAAATACGATGTTGGAACGGATAATTACGACACAAGTGAGAAGAAGCGTAGCCCAGCCTGGTGCGACAGACTCTTATACCGCGGCAGGGGCAGGATAGAACAGTTGGACTACAGGAGACACGAGGTACGGGTGTCGGACCACAGGCCGGTCAGCGGCAGGTTCAGGTTCTTGGTGAAGAGGATTGATCCTAGGAGGAGAGCCCAAGCTTGGATGGAGTGCCAGCAGCTGTGGGAAGACTTGAGGGCTAAGGAGGCGTATGCTGAGAA ATACTACTACCTTACCCAAGTCATTGGGTACGATCATGACACTTCTGAGCGATTGATCACGGAACAGGCCTCAAGAAAGCAGTTGAACCGCAGCCCAAGTCGACGTTAG
- a CDS encoding periodic tryptophan protein 2, with translation MKTDFKFSNLLGTVYCQGNLLFSPDGTHLFSPVGNRVTVFNLVDNKSYTLPFSHRKNIARIGLTPQGNLLLSIDEDGQAILTNVPRRVVLYHFSFKAPVTALSFSPSGRHFIVGLGRKIEVWHVPSTPDANADGELEFAPFVKHHTHVQHFDDVRHIEWSHDSRFFLTSSKDLTARIWSVDQEEGFTPTVLSGHRQGVVGAWFSKDQETIYTVSKDGAVFDWQYVAKPGQDEDMVDDDDLAWRIVNKHYFMQNSATVRCAAFHPESNLLVAGFSNGIFGLYEMPDFNMIHTLSISQNEIDFVTINKSGEWLAFGASKLGQLLVWEWQSESYILKQQGHFDSMNSLVYSPDGQRIVTVADDGKIKVWDTESGFCIVTFTEHTSGITACEFSKKGNVLFTSSLDGSIRAWDLIRYRNFRTFTAPERLSFSCMAVDPSGEIVAAGSVDSFDIHIWSVQTGQLLDRLSGHEGPVSSLAFAPNGGLLVSGSWDRTARIWSIFNRTQTSEPLQLNSDVLDIAFRPDSLQIAISTLDGNLSFWSVSEAEQQAGLDGRRDVSGGRKIGDRRTAANVAGTKAFNTIRYSTDGSCLLAGGNSKYICLYSVTTMVLLKKYTVSVNLSIQGTQEFLNSKLLTEAGPQGLLDEQGEASDFEDRIDRSLPGSKRGDPSARRKNPEVRVNGVAFSPNGSAFCAASTEGLLIYSLDTTIQFDPFDLNMEITPTSTLAVLEKEKDYLKALVMAFRLNEAGLIQRVFQAIPYTDIPLVVEQFPNVYVARLLRYVAAQTEQSPHVEFCLLWIKALVDKHGAWLSANRGKVDVELRVVARAVSKMRDEIRKLADENVYMVDYLLGQASAAKETNTTKTLALEWATTGSDEQPGAGGMSLNDVMQQDEGNASEDEWIGLV, from the exons ATGAAGACCGACTTCAAGTTTTCTAATCTACTGGGCACAGTCTACTGCCAGGGCAACCTCTTGTTCAGCCCGGACGGTACCCATCTCTTCTCGCCCGTTGGCAACAGGGTGACAGTCTTTAACCTTGTCGA TAACAAATCAtatacccttcccttctcccacCGAAAGAACATTGCGCGTATCGGTCTCACGCCCCAGGGCAACCTCCTACTCTCCATAGACGAAGATGGCCAAGCTATTCTCACCAACGTGCCCCGGCGCGTAGTACTATATCACTTCTCCTTCAAGGCTCCAGTAACGGCTCTCTCCTTTTCGCCATCGGGGCGCCACTTCATTGTTGGACTCGGCAGGAAAATCGAGGTTTGGCACGTTCCCTCAACACCCGACGCCAACGCCGACGGCGAGCTCGAGTTTGCGCCCTTCGTCAAGCACCATACCCACGTCCAACACTTCGACGATGTCCGTCACATCGAGTGGTCCCACGACTCGCGATTCTTCCTCACATCTTCCAAGGATCTCACAGCAAGGATATGGAGTGTTGATCAAGAGGAGGGGTTCACACCTACAGTTCTGTCCGGTCACAGGCAGGGTGTCGTGGGCGCGTGGTTTTCCAAGGATCAAGAGACGATTTACACAGTCAGCAAGGACGGCGCCGTATTCGACTGGCAATACGTTGCGAAGCCTGGACAGGACGAGGATATGGTGGACGACGATGACCTGGCCTGGAGGATAGTCAACAAGCACTATTTCATGCAGAACAGCGCCACCGTACGATGCGCCGCTTTCCATCCCGAATCGAACTTGCTGGTTGCCGGTTTCTCGAACGGTATCTTTGGCCTCTACGAAATGCCCGACTTCAACATGATCCACACTCTCAGCATCTCCCAGAACGAAATTGACTTTGTGACGATCAACAAGAGCGGCGAGTGGCTGGCGTTTGGCGCATCCAAGCTTGGTCAGCTTTTGGTGTGGGAGTGGCAGTCCGAGTCTTACATTCTCAAGCAGCAGGGCCATTTCGACTCGATGAACTCCCTCGTTTACTCTCCGGACGGTCAGCGGATTGTCACAGTCGCCGATGATGGAAAGATTAAGGTGTGGGATACGGAATCGGGATTCTGCATTGTTACCTTCACAGAGCACACGAGCGGCATCACTGCTTGCGAGTTCTCCAAGAAGGGCAATGTCCTGTTTACCTCGAGTTTGGACGGTTCCATCAGGGCTTGGGACTTGATCAGATACAGAAACTTCAGGACCTTTACAGCACCAGAAAGGCTATCTTTCTCTTGCATGGCAGTTGATCCTAGTGGCGAAATCGTGGCGGCTGGCTCCGTTGACTCTTTCGACATTCATATTTGGTCTGTCCAGACTGGCCAGCTCCTAGATCGTCTTTCGGGACACGAGGGCCCTGTGTCATCCTTGGCCTTTGCGCCTAACGGCGGTCTTCTTGTGAGTGGTAGTTGGGACCGCACTGCCCGTATCTGGTCCATCTTCAACCGCACACAAACAAGCGAGCCTCTCCAGCTCAACTCGGATGTTCTCGACATTGCCTTTAGGCCAGATTCTCTCCAGATTGCCATCTCCACTCTCGACGGCAACCTGTCGTTCTGGTCGGTCTCGGAAGCTGAGCAGCAAGCTGGTCTTGATGGACGCAGGGATGTCTCCGGCGGTCGGAAGATCGGTGATCGCAGGACTGCGGCCAATGTTGCCGGTACCAAGGCTTTCAACACCATCAGATACAGCACAGACGGATCGTGCCTTTTGGCCGGCGGAAACAGCAAGTATATTTGCTTGTACTCCGTCACCACCATGGTTCTCCTGAAGAAGTACACCGTGAGCGTCAATCTTTCAATTCAAGGCACTCAAGAGTTCCTCAACAGCAAGCTTCTCACCGAGGCTGGACCCCAGGGTCTCCTGGACGAGCAAGGCGAGGCCTCCGATTTCGAGGACAGGATAGACAGGTCACTCCCAGGCTCCAAGCGCGGCGACCCCTCCGCACGGAGGAAGAATCCCGAAGTGAGAGTAAACGGCGTTGCCTTCTCCCCGAACGGAAGTGCTTTCTGCGCCGCCTCCACAGAAGGTCTTTTGATCTACAGCCTGGACACCACCATCCAGTTCGATCCCTTTGACCTCAACATGGAGATCACCCCCACCTCTACCCTGGCCgtgctcgagaaggagaaggactACCTCAAGGCTCTCGTCATGGCTTTCCGCTTGAACGAGGCCGGTCTGATCCAGCGTGTCTTCCAGGCCATCCCTTACACCGACATCCCTCTGGTGGTCGAGCAGTTTCCCAACGTGTACGTTGCCAGGCTGCTGCGGTACGTTGCCGCGCAGACCGAGCAGAGCCCTCACGTTGAGTTCTGTCTTCTTTGGATCAAGGCTCTGGTCGACAAGCACGGCGCGTGGTTGTCTGCCAACCGCGGCAAGGTCGATGTTGAGCTTCGTGTTGTCGCAAGGGCTGTTTCCAAGATGAGGGATGAGATCAGGAAGTTGGCCGATGAAAACGTCTACATGGTTGACTACCTCCTCGGTCAGGCGAGCGCTGCTAAGGAGACTAATACCACCAAGACCTTGGCGCTTGAGTGGGCTACCACCGGCTCGGATGAGCAGCCGGGCGCTGGCGGTATGAGCTTGAACGATGTCATGCAGCAGGATGAGGGGAACGCCAGCGAAGACGAGTGGATCGGTTTGGTATAG
- a CDS encoding cell division control protein 12, with product MAPATTESASPIGIANLPNQRHKIVAKRGAAFTIMVAGESGLGKTTFINTLFSTTIKNYADHKRRHQKQVDKTVEIEITKAELEEKFFKVRLTVIDTPGFGDYVNNRDSWMPIIEFLDDQHESYMLQEQQPRRQDKIDLRVHACLYFIRPTGHTLKPLDIEVMKRLCSRVNLIPVIAKADTLSPADLARFKSRIRAVIEAQGIKIYQPPIEEDDEAAAQHARSLMAAMPFAVIGSEKDVKTSDGRIVKGRQYSWGVAEVENEEHCDFKKLRSILIRTHMLDLIHTTEELHYEAYRAQQMETRKFGEARPRKLDNPKFKEEEEALRKRFTEQVKIEEQRFRQWEQKLIAERDRLNKDLEQTHAQIKSLEMELESLQGNAVRSHGRR from the exons ATGGCCCCTGCCACTACCGAGAGCGCCTCACCGATTGGCATTGCCAATCTGCCCAACCAGCGACACAAGATTGTTGCTAAGAGAGGCGCTGCTTTTACTATTATG GTTGCTGGCGAGTCCGGCCTCGGCAAGACCACCTTCATCAACACGCTGTTCTCCACGACCATCAAGAACTATGCCGACCACAAGAGGCGCCACCAGAAGCAGGTCGACAAGACCGTCGAGATCGAAATCACAAAGGCTGAGCTCGAGGAGAAGTTCTTCAAGG TTCGCCTGACTGTTATCGACACCCCCGGCTTTGGTGACTACGTCAACAACCGCGACTCGTGGATGCCCATTATCGAATTCCTCGACGACCAGCACGAGTCCTACATGCTCCAGGAGCAACAACCCCGCCGTCAGGACAAGATTGATCTCCGTGTCCACGCCTGCTTGTACTTCATCCGCCCCACCGGCCACACGCTTAAGCCCCTAGATATCGAGGTCATGAAGAGACTCTGCTCTCGCGTCAACCTCATTCCCGTTATTGCCAAGGCCGACACTCTCAGCCCTGCCGACCTGGCGAGGTTCAAGTCCAGG ATCCGTGCCGTCATCGAAGCTCAGGGTATCAAGATCTACCAGCCACCtattgaggaggatgacgaggctGCCGCACAACACGCACGCAGCTTGATGGCCGCTATGCCCTTTGCCGTTATCGGCTCCGAGAAGGATGTTAAGACCAGCGATGGACGTATTGTCAAGGGCCGTCAATACTCGTGGGGTGTGGCCGAAGTCGAGAACGAGGAACACTGCGACTTCAAGAAGCTCCGTTCGATTCTTATCCGCACCCACATGTTGGACCTTATCCACACAACAGAGGAGCTGCACTACGAGGCTTACCGCGCCCAGCAAATGGAGACCCGCAAGTTCGGCGAGGCTCGCCCAAGGAAGCTCGACAACCCCAagttcaaggaggaggaggaggctctCCGCAAGCGCTTCACAGAACAGGTCAAGATCGAGGAGCAGCGTTTCAGGCAGTGGGAGCAAAAGCTCATTGCCGAGCGCGACCGTCTCAACAAGGACCTTGAACAGACCCACGCCCAGATCAAGTCCCTCGAGATGGAACTCGAGTCTCTGCAGGGAAATGCCGTTCGCAGCCACGGTCGCCGCTAA
- the stk-24 gene encoding pyruvate dehydrogenase kinase encodes MPCFLLQNAKAPVRLMCTAGDLGMVARRGTSRGQLLLKWAMTRSCTSSTSVATPRLSATPRARTISLTPQTRCTHSQHSPKWRPVSVLDEWVAKEARPISLRQLMVFGRSLTESRLISSANYVRTELPTRIAHRIRDMQRLPYVVVTNPHMNEVYDLYYSAFDTFRKVPEIKTLEDNDALCATIRSNLKAHLTVIPKLAMGILESAGLMDAKELDKFMNTILRSRISRRVIAEQHLALTDTFHAPWFSPGAKLSESEFIGEVFLKCVAKDVVERCGQAIRDIAQHAYGPDVAIPEIKIDGHLEANFPYILSHLEYIIGELLRNSVQAVVEKHQRYKEKVAAAGGKTDEIGPPPAIEVTICESQQHVIIRISDQGGGIQQDVLPYLWSFSKGPASQQLLTNLEQVPKMAATMQELKVEGSTSSEAGTTVGKLQQQRQEQQQQQQQQQKQQIKGIHNGNNFPGDPGYCNSLATLTSRPPNLRLGMGLPLSRVYAEYWAGSLALHSLEGYGVDAFLQISKLGNKNEQLTTRATMDAV; translated from the exons ATGCCGTGCTTCTTGCTGCAAAATGCGAAAGCGCCCGTCCGGCTGATGTGCACGGCGGGAGACCTGGGCATGGTGGCGCGAAGAGGAACAAGCCGAGGAcagctcctcctcaagtGGGCGATGACTCGGAGCTGCACGAGCTCTACTTCAGTTGCAACTCCAAGACTATCAGCAACACCAAGGGCACGAACGATATCTCTAACCCCTCAGACTCGATGTACACATAGCCAGCACAGTCCGAAATGGCGCCCGGTGTCTGTTCTAGACGA ATGGGTCGCAAAGGAAGCTCGACCGATCAGTTTGCGCCAATTGATGGTCTTTGGCCGTTCCCTGACCGAGTCGAGGTTGATTAGCTCTGCCAATTATGTGCGAACAGAGCTTCCGACGAG AATTGCCCACCGCATCCGCGACATGCAACGGCTCCCCTACGTAGTAGTAACCAACCCACACATGAACGAAGTCTACGACCTCTACTACTCGGCTTTCGACACCTTCCGCAAGGTCCCCGAAATCAAAACGCTCGAAGACAACGACGCCCTATGCGCCACCATCCGCTCCAACCTCAAAGCGCACCTGACCGTGATCCCCAAGCTAGCCATGGGCATACTGGAGTCAGCCGGACTCATGGACGCCAAAGAGCTAGACAAGTTCATGAACACAATTCTCCGTTCTCGCATCTCGCGCCGCGTCATCGCCGAGCAGCACTTGGCTCTAACCGACACCTTCCACGCGCCTTGGTTCTCCCCCGGCGCCAAGCTTTCGGAATCCGAGTTCATCGGCGAAGTCTTTTTGAAGTGCGTCGCCAAGGATGTCGTCGAAAGATGCGGCCAAGCCATCCGCGACATTGCGCAGCACGCATACGGGCCCGACGTGGCGATCCCCGAGATCAAAATCGACGGACACCTGGAGGCCAATTTCCCTTATATCCTCAGCCATCTCGAGTACATCATCGGCGAGCTACTCCGTAACTCGGTGCAGGCCGTAGTGGAGAAACACCAGCGTTATAAGGAGAAGGTAGCGGCAGCGGGAGGGAAGACCGACGAGATTGGCCCGCCGCCTGCGATCGAGGTGACAATCTGCGAAAGCCAGCAACACGTCATCATTCGCATCTCGGACCAAGGTGGCGGCATCCAGCAGGACGTCCTGCCGTACTTGTGGTCCTTTAGCAAAGGGCCTGCGAGTCAGCAGCTGCTGACGAATCTGGAACAGGTGCCCAAGATGGCCGCGACGATGCAGGAGCTCAAGGTCGAGGgaagtacctctagcgaAGCTGGGACAACGGTGGGCAAATTGCAACAACAGCGGCaggaacagcaacagcaacagcaacagcaacaaaaacaacagaTCAAAGGCATTCACAACGGGAACAACTTCCCCGGCGACCCGGGTTACTGCAATTCGTTGGCGACGCTGACAAGCCGCCCGCCGAACCTACGCCTGGGCATGGGGTTGCCTTTGAGCAGGGTGTACGCCGAGTACTGGGCTGGTAGCCTGGCGCTGCACAGTCTGGAAGGGTATGGGGTGGATGCGTTCTTGCAGATCTCGAAGCTGGGGAACAAGAATGAGCAGCTGACGACGCGGGCAACGATGGATGCCGTTTAG